A window of Apodemus sylvaticus chromosome 23, mApoSyl1.1, whole genome shotgun sequence genomic DNA:
ATTGGTGGCCAAGCCATTTCTCAATCCACGCTGTGATTTTCAAAAGGTAAGCTGATATCCACAGGAAGTAGCTTTTCTAACGATTAATAAATTGAATTTCTTATGATAATAATATAATACAGTAATAATAGTGCAAGgacataatataataaaaataagcattaGACTATATACATTACTATTAATTTACTTAGTAATATATTTGACATTTAAAATGGCTTTTTGCAACAGGTTTCTATTTTTTAACACCTTTAGAGAAGTTTTGGGAACGAGTAAAATGGGTCTAAGACAGGAGATAGAAAATGCGAGTTTAAAGGTTACCTTTACTTTAactggagttttttgtttgtttgtttgtttgtttgtttccctaggagatttttaagttgttttaaGCCCATCTTTGGTTTTAGATTGCTAGAATGGAAACCTGGGACGTTTAAAATGATCCAGACTAAAGGCGACGATGACGGCAAGCAACTTCCGCCCAGAGGAATCCATGGAGCTCTGCTATGAGAACGTGAATGGATCCTGCATTAAAAGCTCTTACTCACCCTGGCCTCGGGCCATCCTCTATGGGGTCCTCGGATTGGGAGCCCTGCTGGCAGTGTTTGGAAACTTGCTGGTCATCACCGCTATCCTCCACTTTAAACAGCTGCACACACCGACGAACTTTCTGGTGGCCTCCCTGGCCTGCGCCGACTTCTTGGTAGGGGTGACAGTGATGCCCTTCAGCACGGTGCGCTCTGTGGAAAGCTGCTGGTACTTTGGGGAGACTTACTGTAAGTTCCACACGTGCTTCGACACCTCCTTCTGTTTTGCGTCTCTGTTTCATTTATGCTGCATCTCCATTGACAGGTACATTGCCGTCACCGACCCACTGACCTATCCGACCAAGTTCACCATATCGGTTTCTGGACTGTGCATCGCCCTCTCTTGGTTCTTTTCCGTCACGTATAGCTTTTCTATCTTTTACACGGGAGCCAATGAGGAAGGGATTGAGGAGTTAGTGGTCGCTCTGACCTGTGTGGGAGGCTGCCAGGCTCCACTGAATCAGAATTGggttttactttgtttccttttgttctttttgcccacggtggtcatggtgtttctgtACGGTCGGATATTTTTGGTGGCAAAGCACCAGGCTAGGAAGATAGAGGGCACAGCCAACCAAGCTCAGGCTTCCTCTGAGAGCTACAAGGAAAGAGTAgctaaaagagagagaaaggctgcCAAGACCTTGGGGATCGCCATGGCTGCATTTCTCGTGTCCTGGCTGCCATACATCATCGATGCCGTGATCGATGCTTACATGAACTTCATAACTCCCCCGTATGTCTACGAGATATTAGTGTGGTGCGTTTACTACAACTCAGCTATGAACCCCTTGATATACGCCTTTTTTTATCCTTGGTTTCGCAAGGCGATAAAACTTATTGTGAGTGGCAAAGTCTTGAGGGCTGATTCATCAGCAACGAATCTGTTCTCTGAAGAGGCAGGTGCAGGTTAAAACAGTCACTGCAGGGATTTGAAATCTGACTAGGGTTTGTGGTCAGAGGTAAAACTAAACCTCTGATCTAGTGAGGTCCCACAATCCTTCACCCAGCAGGAGATCAGGCATTCAAAGACTGCGCTGAAGCTAAGTGTCTGCACATTTTAGGGCTGAGTGACAGGTGATCCGTCTGTTAATTCCTTCCAATGTGGTGTGCTCCTTAATGATTTTGCTCTGCTCTGAAATTTCTACTCATTTCTTTGAGTAATTTGAAGGATTGTCGCCCCTCCAACCCGCCCCGTGGTCAGTCTTCCCCCATGATGAGTGTTCAGATGTTGACAATAACTTAAAGAAAacgaaactcttttttttttttttcatttttttatttgatataatttatttacatttcaaatgatttccccttttctagcccccccccactccccgaaagtcccgtaagcccccttctcttcccctgtcctccctcccaccccttcccagttccccgttctggttttgccaaatactgtttcactgagtctttccagaaccagggaccactcctgctttcttcttgtatctcat
This region includes:
- the Taar9 gene encoding trace amine-associated receptor 9 — translated: MTASNFRPEESMELCYENVNGSCIKSSYSPWPRAILYGVLGLGALLAVFGNLLVITAILHFKQLHTPTNFLVASLACADFLVGVTVMPFSTVRSVESCWYFGETYCKFHTCFDTSFCFASLFHLCCISIDRYIAVTDPLTYPTKFTISVSGLCIALSWFFSVTYSFSIFYTGANEEGIEELVVALTCVGGCQAPLNQNWVLLCFLLFFLPTVVMVFLYGRIFLVAKHQARKIEGTANQAQASSESYKERVAKRERKAAKTLGIAMAAFLVSWLPYIIDAVIDAYMNFITPPYVYEILVWCVYYNSAMNPLIYAFFYPWFRKAIKLIVSGKVLRADSSATNLFSEEAGAG